The Triticum aestivum cultivar Chinese Spring chromosome 3A, IWGSC CS RefSeq v2.1, whole genome shotgun sequence genome includes a region encoding these proteins:
- the LOC123061962 gene encoding uncharacterized protein, with amino-acid sequence MDPCAFVRLTVDQLLLKLPAVPRPSSGAAGVHPSTSPCFCTLHLQDHPSSLSRTAPLPLASACLPGGACGGDPVVLSLDAAAVQKLSGRPVELVVTVHAGQSKGSTSTGCGVGASRALGKVRVAVDVARAAAGETVVARDGWVDVGKPASSAARAQIHMLVRAEPDPRYVFQFGGEPECGPVVYQVPGGSAGGGQRQPVFTCRFSAGRRAARTRSLTSESSMTRSPSRRLRSWLSTLHGDGDKRAQRDQRKGWMVTIHDLSGSPVAAASMVTPFVPSPGSGRVSRANPGAWLILQPTGAGASSWKPWARLEAWRERGPVDALGYRLELVFDSGPVECAVPIAQSSISAKRGGQFVIDPATFPEGSTGGAWPFAGGFVMGSTVEGEGKASRPTVQVGVQHVACMGDVAVFIALSAAVDLCMDACKLFSHRLRKELCQDQDD; translated from the exons ATGGACCCCTGCGCCTTCGTCCGCCTCACCGTGGACCAGCTCCTCCTCAAGCTCCCCGCCGTGCCGCGCCCCAGCTCCGGCGCCGCCGGCGTGCACCCCTCCACCTCCCCCTGCTTCTGCACGCTCCACCTCCAGGACCACCCTTCCTCCCTCTCCCGCACGGCGCCGCTGCCCCTCGCGTCCGCCTGCCTCCCTGGCGGGGCCTGCGGCGGCGACCCCGTCGTGCTcagcctcgacgccgccgccgtgcAGAAGCTCTCGGGCCGCCCCGTCGAGCTCGTCGTCACCGTGCACGCGGGCCAGTCCAAGGGGAGCACGAGCACCGGCTGTGGCGTGGGCGCCAGCCGCGCCCTCGGGAAGGTGCGCGTGGCCGTCGACGTGGCGCGCGCCGCGGCCGGGGAGACCGTCGTGGCGCGCGACGGGTGGGTGGACGTGGGGAAGCCGGCGTCGTCGGCCGCGCGCGCGCAGATCCACATGCTCGTGCGGGCCGAGCCCGACCCGCGCTACGTCTTCCAGTTCGGGGGCGAGCCGGAGTGCGGCCCCGTCGTCTACCAGGTGCCTGGCGGAAGCGCCGGCGGCGGGCAGCGGCAGCCGGTGTTCACCTGCCGGTTCAGTGCTGGCCGGAGGGCAGCTAGGACCAG ATCTCTGACGTCGGAATCGTCCATGACCCGGAGCCCCAGCCGGAGGCTGCGATCGTGGCTGAGCACGCTGCACGGCGACGGGGACAAGCGTGCGCAGCGCGACCAGCGCAAGGGGTGGATGGTGACCATCCACGACCTCTCCGGCTccccggtggcggcggcgtccatgGTCACCCCGTTCGTGCCGTCCCCGGGCTCCGGCCGCGTCTCCCGCGCCAACCCGGGCGCCTGGCTCATCCTCCAGCCCACCGGCGCCGGTGCGTCCAGCTGGAAGCCGTGGGCGCGGCTGGAGGCGTGGCGGGAGCGCGGCCCCGTCGACGCGCTCGGCTACCGCCTCGAGCTCGTCTTCGACTCGGGCCCCGTCGAGTGCGCCGTCCCCATCGCCCAGTCGTCCATCAGCGCCAAGCGCGGCGGCCAGTTCGTGATCGACCCGGCCACGTTCCCCGAGGGCTCCACCGGCGGTGCGTGGCCGTTCGCCGGCGGGTTCGTGATGGGCTCGACGGTGGAGGGCGAGGGGAAGGCCAGCCGGCCCACCGTGCAGGTCGGCGTGCAGCACGTGGCGTGCATGGGCGACGTGGCCGTGTTCATCGCGCTGTCGGCTGCCGTCGATCTCTGCATGGACGCATGCAAGCTCTTCTCGCACAGGCTCAGGAAGGAGCTGTGCCAGGACCAAGACGACTAG